A part of Bacteroidota bacterium genomic DNA contains:
- a CDS encoding alpha-amylase family glycosyl hydrolase — protein MRLLFALLVLFVAAPFDAAAQVPITFRVQMDVQVDRGAFDPASDSVDLAGSFNDWGSPVTPLADPDGDLTYEVTLTGFTPGQSIEYKFRYNGTWDGTEEFPGPGNNRRYTVLPADNVITVWYNDEVPATGPPTAAFTGPRVLSEGGLAAFRDRSSGAVSRRSWTFEGGTPATSTDAEPVVRYTEPGLYDVALTVTGPEGEDTLVIEDYVEVRARDVSQLRWWNDTVFYEVFVRSFYDSDGDGIGDFRGLTEKLDYLNDGDPTTTDDLGVTGLWLMPIHDSPSYHGYDVVDYRSVHPDYGTMEDFRAFLDAAHARGIRVVIDYVMNHSSTQHPWFRASAQNDPTYADFYRWSATDPGSNGPLGDPWHRAARGFYYGVFWSGMPDLNYESQAVRDSIYAAADFWLDDIGVDGFRLDAVKYLVEEDGIAEDAPATFAVWNEFSTHIAETNPEAFTVCEAWSGTPYVVPYLTEGRLSTCFDFDLAGQILHAARTGDATGAIRQMQTVYDAYPHLQVATFLTNHDQERVMEQVSRDPSKARVAASFYLTLPGVPFVYYGEEIGMLGHKPDPDIRRPMQWSADTHASFSTRTPWHPLNSNYRAWNVDGQTDDEASLLSHYRRLVHARNASPALRRGAYFAAPASSGSVMAFVRETDDDAVLVLINASESAQSNVTVSLPPGTFAPGEWVVTDLLAPDAAQSFVTVLAENDVADLDLAGHEARVLRFLNPVNAEDEAMQPRFALAAPYPNPATGQTRFDFYLEGSRETIAQVEVYDVLGRRVQTLVDSPLRPGSHSVVLDTHALAAGAYVVRLRHGAQQATQRFVVTR, from the coding sequence ATGCGTCTGCTGTTTGCCCTGCTCGTCCTGTTCGTCGCCGCTCCCTTCGATGCTGCCGCGCAGGTGCCGATCACCTTCCGCGTGCAGATGGACGTACAGGTGGATCGCGGGGCCTTCGACCCGGCGTCCGATAGCGTGGACCTCGCCGGGAGCTTCAACGACTGGGGCAGCCCGGTCACGCCGCTCGCCGATCCCGACGGCGACCTCACCTACGAGGTCACCCTCACCGGCTTTACGCCCGGCCAAAGCATCGAGTACAAATTCCGCTACAACGGCACGTGGGACGGCACCGAGGAATTCCCCGGGCCCGGCAACAACCGGCGCTACACGGTGCTGCCGGCCGACAACGTGATCACGGTGTGGTACAACGATGAGGTGCCTGCCACGGGGCCGCCGACGGCCGCGTTCACAGGCCCGCGCGTGCTCTCGGAGGGGGGGCTGGCGGCCTTCCGGGACCGCTCGTCCGGCGCGGTCAGCAGACGGTCCTGGACGTTCGAAGGCGGGACCCCTGCCACCTCGACCGACGCCGAGCCCGTCGTCCGCTACACGGAGCCGGGCCTCTACGACGTCGCGCTCACCGTCACGGGCCCCGAGGGCGAGGACACGCTCGTGATCGAGGACTACGTCGAGGTGCGCGCCCGCGACGTGAGCCAACTCCGCTGGTGGAACGACACGGTCTTCTATGAGGTGTTCGTCCGCTCCTTCTACGACAGCGACGGCGATGGCATCGGTGACTTCCGCGGGCTCACGGAGAAGCTCGACTATCTGAATGACGGCGACCCGACGACCACCGACGACCTCGGCGTTACGGGCCTCTGGCTCATGCCCATCCACGACTCGCCGAGCTACCACGGCTACGATGTCGTCGACTACCGCTCCGTCCACCCCGACTACGGCACGATGGAGGACTTCCGCGCCTTCCTCGACGCTGCCCACGCGCGCGGCATCCGCGTCGTGATCGACTACGTGATGAACCATTCCTCGACGCAGCACCCGTGGTTCCGCGCCTCCGCGCAAAACGATCCGACCTACGCCGACTTCTACCGCTGGTCCGCCACCGACCCCGGCTCGAACGGCCCCCTCGGCGACCCGTGGCACCGCGCCGCGCGCGGCTTCTACTACGGCGTCTTCTGGAGCGGCATGCCCGACCTCAACTACGAGTCGCAGGCCGTGCGCGACAGCATCTACGCCGCCGCCGACTTCTGGCTGGACGACATCGGCGTGGACGGCTTCCGGCTCGATGCCGTGAAGTACCTCGTCGAAGAAGACGGCATCGCCGAGGACGCGCCCGCGACGTTCGCCGTCTGGAACGAGTTCAGCACGCACATCGCCGAGACGAACCCGGAGGCGTTCACCGTCTGCGAGGCCTGGTCCGGCACGCCCTACGTCGTGCCCTACCTCACCGAAGGGCGCCTTTCGACGTGCTTCGACTTCGACCTCGCCGGGCAGATCCTGCACGCCGCCCGCACCGGCGATGCCACGGGCGCGATCCGCCAGATGCAGACCGTCTACGATGCGTATCCGCACCTCCAGGTCGCCACGTTCCTGACCAACCACGACCAGGAGCGCGTCATGGAACAGGTCAGCCGCGACCCCTCGAAGGCGCGCGTGGCCGCGTCGTTCTACCTCACGCTGCCGGGCGTGCCGTTCGTCTACTACGGCGAAGAGATCGGCATGCTCGGCCACAAGCCTGACCCCGACATCCGCCGCCCGATGCAGTGGAGCGCCGACACGCACGCGAGCTTCTCGACGCGGACGCCGTGGCACCCGCTCAACAGCAACTACCGCGCGTGGAACGTCGACGGCCAGACGGACGACGAAGCCTCGCTGCTGAGCCACTACCGCCGCCTCGTGCACGCGCGCAACGCCAGCCCAGCGCTCCGCCGCGGAGCCTACTTCGCCGCACCCGCTTCCTCGGGTAGCGTGATGGCGTTCGTGCGTGAGACCGACGATGACGCCGTGCTCGTGCTCATCAACGCGAGCGAATCGGCGCAGTCCAACGTGACCGTTTCGCTCCCGCCCGGCACCTTCGCCCCAGGCGAGTGGGTCGTGACGGATCTGCTGGCGCCTGACGCCGCGCAGTCGTTCGTGACCGTGCTGGCCGAAAACGACGTTGCCGACCTCGACCTCGCTGGGCACGAGGCGCGGGTGCTGCGCTTCCTCAACCCGGTCAACGCGGAGGACGAGGCGATGCAGCCTCGCTTCGCCCTCGCGGCACCCTACCCGAACCCAGCCACCGGCCAGACGCGCTTCGATTTTTACCTGGAAGGCTCCCGCGAGACTATAGCTCAGGTCGAGGTCTACGATGTGCTCGGCCGTCGCGTGCAGACGCTCGTGGACAGCCCGCTCCGGCCTGGTTCACATTCGGTCGTGCTCGACACGCACGCGCTCGCCGCGGGCGCCTACGTGGTTCGGTTGCGGCACGGGGCGCAGCAGGCCACGCAACGCTTCGTAGTGACGCGCTAG
- a CDS encoding DUF2237 domain-containing protein: MDAPRNVLGTPLQPCSVDPLTGFFRTGDCRTGPQDRGTHVVCAEMTEAFLRFTRSRGNDLSTPIPAYGFPGLKPGDRWCLCVLRWKEALDAGMAPPVVLDATHARTLSVVDLDTLQAYARPA; the protein is encoded by the coding sequence GTGGACGCGCCCCGGAATGTGCTCGGCACGCCGCTTCAACCGTGTAGCGTGGACCCGCTGACCGGGTTCTTCCGCACGGGCGACTGCCGCACGGGGCCGCAGGACCGGGGCACGCACGTCGTCTGCGCGGAGATGACGGAGGCGTTCCTGCGCTTCACCCGGAGCCGGGGCAACGACCTCTCGACGCCGATCCCGGCCTATGGCTTTCCCGGCTTGAAGCCGGGCGATCGGTGGTGCCTCTGCGTGCTTCGCTGGAAGGAGGCGCTGGACGCGGGCATGGCGCCGCCCGTCGTGCTGGACGCCACCCATGCCCGGACGCTTTCGGTCGTGGACCTCGACACGCTGCAGGCATACGCGCGGCCTGCCTAG
- a CDS encoding carboxypeptidase regulatory-like domain-containing protein, translated as MPRPPALWHRRSLFSTLTLLAALVLVGCDSSDPAEEPDTVTFTGTVGNAAALGSRPIANAQVTFTPTNGAAPAGAAQASAVFTATTDAEGAYSIDLEPGSYTVSIERTGYAPTTRTVTVGSTTSLSETLTGSVTITGSLANSQDGQATDLGGARIVFLFEDTLSDDPIGTDADLETTAAPDGTFTFPNAPYGTFTCVVYATGFVPAVIRNVDVPEDGGEVDLNPAVVTERPPEGAYRIVLSWGQNPSDLDSHLTGPNGQGSRFHIYYVSTSFGDSNLDVDDTSSFGPETITLFPTIDGVYRYSVHNYSDRFNPTGALGIAGDLDNGQPARVEVYAGDRLLRSYRAPNATDTDGDTWQVFEMTVDGDDVSFSGNEPGGLGYVLVTDEDDAGQFITSPFPDKAGAR; from the coding sequence ATGCCACGCCCTCCAGCCCTCTGGCACCGCCGAAGCCTGTTCTCAACGCTCACGCTGCTCGCCGCCCTCGTCCTCGTCGGCTGCGACTCGTCCGACCCTGCCGAGGAGCCTGACACGGTGACGTTCACCGGCACCGTCGGCAACGCCGCAGCCCTCGGCAGCCGCCCCATCGCCAACGCCCAGGTCACGTTCACCCCAACCAACGGCGCTGCTCCGGCCGGTGCCGCGCAGGCCAGCGCGGTCTTCACCGCTACCACGGACGCCGAGGGAGCCTACTCGATCGACCTCGAACCCGGCTCCTACACCGTTTCGATCGAGCGCACCGGCTACGCCCCGACCACCCGCACCGTGACGGTCGGCTCCACGACGTCGCTCTCAGAAACCCTGACCGGCTCGGTCACCATCACCGGCTCGCTCGCCAACTCGCAGGACGGGCAGGCCACGGACCTCGGCGGCGCTCGCATTGTGTTCCTCTTCGAGGACACGCTCTCCGACGACCCCATCGGCACCGACGCCGACCTGGAAACGACGGCCGCGCCCGACGGCACGTTTACGTTCCCGAACGCGCCCTATGGCACGTTCACCTGCGTGGTCTACGCGACGGGCTTCGTCCCCGCCGTGATTCGCAACGTGGACGTACCGGAAGACGGCGGGGAGGTCGACCTCAACCCCGCCGTGGTCACCGAGCGCCCCCCCGAAGGCGCCTACCGCATCGTGCTCTCGTGGGGGCAGAACCCGAGCGACCTCGACAGCCACCTCACGGGCCCCAACGGACAAGGCAGCCGTTTCCACATCTACTACGTCAGCACCAGCTTCGGCGACTCCAACCTAGACGTGGACGACACCTCCAGCTTCGGCCCGGAAACGATCACGCTCTTCCCCACCATAGACGGCGTCTACCGCTACAGCGTCCACAACTACTCGGACCGCTTCAATCCCACCGGCGCACTCGGCATCGCGGGCGATCTCGACAACGGGCAGCCCGCCCGCGTGGAGGTCTACGCCGGTGACCGCCTGCTGCGCAGCTACCGCGCCCCGAACGCCACCGACACCGACGGCGACACCTGGCAGGTCTTCGAGATGACCGTCGACGGCGACGACGTGTCGTTCTCCGGCAATGAGCCCGGAGGCCTAGGCTATGTCTTGGTCACCGACGAAGACGACGCGGGGCAGTTCATCACGAGCCCGTTCCCGGACAAAGCTGGCGCACGATAG
- a CDS encoding sigma-70 family RNA polymerase sigma factor → MSDPMSAAEVTRLLHAAQAGDPQALDRLFPLVYDELRALAHRQRGGWSGQRTLNTTALVHEAYLRLQDGETGFESRAHFLGVAAKAMRHILVDYARRQGAQKRGGDQHRVDLDAPGLSIANPGGPALTDLLALDTALDKLAENDARAAQIVECRFFADMTIEETAAAVGVSTPTVKRSWRMAQAWLYREMQG, encoded by the coding sequence ATGTCGGATCCGATGTCGGCGGCTGAAGTCACGCGCCTGCTGCACGCCGCGCAGGCCGGCGACCCGCAGGCCCTCGACCGCCTCTTCCCGCTCGTCTATGACGAACTCCGCGCCCTCGCCCACCGGCAGCGAGGCGGCTGGAGCGGCCAGCGCACGCTGAACACGACGGCGCTCGTCCACGAGGCCTACCTCCGCCTCCAAGACGGAGAGACGGGCTTCGAGAGCCGCGCGCACTTCCTCGGCGTGGCCGCCAAGGCGATGCGGCATATCCTCGTGGACTATGCTCGCCGCCAAGGCGCGCAGAAGCGGGGCGGCGATCAGCACCGCGTGGACCTCGACGCGCCGGGCCTCTCCATCGCCAACCCGGGCGGCCCCGCGCTCACCGATCTGCTGGCGCTCGACACAGCCCTCGACAAGCTTGCCGAGAACGACGCCCGAGCCGCACAGATCGTGGAGTGCCGCTTCTTCGCCGACATGACCATCGAGGAGACGGCAGCCGCGGTCGGGGTCTCGACGCCGACGGTGAAGCGAAGCTGGCGCATGGCGCAGGCCTGGCTCTACCGCGAAATGCAGGGGTGA
- a CDS encoding serine/threonine-protein kinase has protein sequence MPDDPRHEDPASDGAAADQRWHQIEAVFEQALERPSDEREAYLDTACEEDAALRQEVESLLAAHDKATGYFGRLADEVVQPAFQEAGGLPAGTFVGPYEIVQLVGRGGMGEVYEARRGDGTYEQTVALKLVPRSGSAAVLRRFEAERQILAGLDHPHIARLLDGGLSGEGRPYFAMEFVRGLPITTYCDRHRLGIDARLRLFRTVCDAVQHAHRRLVVHRDLKPSNILVAETEAGEPIVKLLDFGIAKLLDVGPDVSVLETQTGLRLMTPEYAAPEQVRGDAITTAADVYALGVLLYELLTGHRPYRLAERLPHEIERVILEDDPVRPSTAITEVETRPTRAGTETRSPATVSEARSTEAGRLRRRLVGDLDRICLMALRKEPDRRYGSATDLAEDVRRHLDGLPVAAQPDTLGYRARKFVRRNRVGVGALAAVVLALLVGLGAALWQARIAAAERDRAQLEAETSQQVTDFFVRLLEAEDPRSAQGDTVTVRQVLDAGVERIATDLADQPGVQARLYLTTGEVYRSLGDMDRARDLLERGLSLADSVFTDDALALAEAQDRTARWFFNAGSLVTADSLAQAALASAQQAYRGDHQRIAELLDLRAGILRERERYTEADSLERLAIAMAQRVGLDPSLDLAIYYNNLALSYHQQGRRLDATPLYREAVEMMVDAEGEAHPYVATMRHNLAALYRDLLILDESEDLFRTMVAQERRLYPGDHPNLAASLSNLGLTLKERGRYAEGLALQDSAVAMMARVHGADHPNTLYRQRIQVLALNQAARWADGEAGARELLARLQAMNAMRSNTARVSLRALGAALRGQGRYDEALATHEQMLDAYTQRYPEGHPAFARAHVEFGDTHAATERWADAEQAYRTAVEIYRARYGSSGSPVASGQVVLAAVLRKQDRLDEAAALLDSAAVVYAEAYVEGNLFEANRRTEASRLALARDEPAEAIALAEQGLAAQQALREEAHPAVVEAHGALGEALAAAGQTAQARDHLERFVRGLRNRQDPRAAEAEATLAAL, from the coding sequence ATGCCTGACGATCCCCGCCACGAAGACCCCGCGTCCGACGGGGCCGCCGCAGACCAGCGCTGGCACCAGATCGAGGCGGTCTTCGAGCAGGCGCTGGAGCGCCCCTCAGACGAACGCGAGGCCTACCTCGATACCGCGTGCGAGGAAGACGCAGCGCTACGGCAGGAGGTCGAGAGCTTGCTCGCCGCGCACGACAAGGCCACCGGCTACTTCGGCCGGCTCGCCGACGAGGTGGTGCAGCCGGCCTTCCAGGAGGCTGGCGGGCTCCCCGCGGGCACGTTCGTCGGGCCCTACGAGATCGTGCAGCTCGTCGGGCGCGGCGGCATGGGCGAGGTCTACGAGGCGCGCCGCGGCGACGGCACCTACGAGCAGACCGTCGCGCTGAAGCTGGTGCCACGCTCGGGCAGCGCCGCGGTGCTGCGCCGCTTCGAGGCCGAGCGCCAGATCCTCGCGGGCCTCGACCACCCGCACATCGCACGGCTGCTCGACGGCGGGCTCTCGGGCGAAGGGCGGCCCTACTTCGCGATGGAGTTCGTGCGCGGCCTCCCGATCACGACCTACTGCGACCGCCACCGCCTCGGCATCGACGCGCGGCTGCGGCTCTTCCGCACCGTCTGCGACGCCGTCCAGCATGCCCACCGCCGCCTCGTCGTCCACCGCGACCTCAAGCCGTCCAACATCCTCGTCGCCGAGACCGAGGCGGGCGAGCCCATCGTGAAGCTGCTCGACTTCGGCATCGCCAAGCTCCTCGACGTTGGGCCGGACGTGTCGGTGCTGGAAACGCAGACGGGCCTGCGGCTGATGACGCCGGAGTATGCCGCCCCTGAGCAGGTGCGTGGCGACGCTATCACGACGGCGGCCGATGTCTATGCGCTCGGCGTGTTGCTCTACGAACTGCTCACGGGCCACCGCCCGTACCGCCTCGCCGAGCGGCTGCCCCACGAAATCGAGCGGGTCATCCTGGAAGACGACCCCGTTCGCCCAAGCACAGCCATCACGGAGGTCGAGACGCGACCCACGCGGGCAGGCACCGAAACACGCAGCCCTGCCACGGTCAGCGAGGCGCGCTCGACCGAGGCGGGCCGGCTGCGCCGCCGCCTCGTGGGCGACCTTGACCGCATCTGCCTGATGGCGCTCCGCAAGGAGCCCGACCGCCGCTACGGCTCGGCGACCGACCTCGCCGAGGACGTACGCCGCCACCTCGACGGGCTGCCCGTCGCAGCCCAACCCGACACCCTCGGCTATCGGGCCCGGAAGTTCGTTCGCCGCAACCGGGTTGGCGTCGGGGCCCTGGCGGCGGTGGTGCTGGCCCTGCTGGTCGGCCTAGGCGCGGCGCTGTGGCAAGCGCGCATCGCGGCGGCCGAGCGCGACCGGGCGCAGCTCGAAGCCGAGACGTCGCAGCAGGTCACCGACTTCTTCGTGCGCCTCCTCGAAGCCGAGGACCCACGCTCGGCACAGGGCGACACGGTGACCGTCCGGCAGGTGCTCGATGCGGGCGTCGAGCGCATCGCCACCGATCTCGCCGACCAGCCCGGCGTGCAGGCACGGCTCTACCTCACCACCGGCGAGGTCTACCGCTCCCTTGGCGACATGGACCGTGCCCGCGACCTGCTGGAGCGCGGCCTCTCGCTCGCCGACTCCGTCTTCACCGACGATGCGCTCGCGCTCGCCGAGGCGCAGGACCGCACCGCGCGCTGGTTTTTCAACGCAGGCTCGCTCGTGACAGCGGACTCGTTGGCGCAAGCCGCCCTGGCGTCTGCGCAACAGGCCTACCGCGGCGACCACCAGCGCATCGCGGAACTGCTCGACCTCCGCGCGGGCATCCTCCGCGAGCGCGAGCGCTACACGGAAGCCGACTCGCTCGAACGACTCGCCATCGCGATGGCGCAGCGCGTCGGCCTGGACCCAAGCCTCGACCTCGCGATCTACTACAACAACCTTGCGCTCTCGTACCACCAGCAGGGCCGACGCCTCGACGCGACCCCGCTCTACCGCGAGGCTGTCGAGATGATGGTCGACGCCGAGGGCGAGGCGCACCCCTACGTCGCCACCATGCGGCACAACCTGGCAGCCCTCTACCGAGACCTGCTGATCCTCGACGAGTCGGAGGACCTCTTCCGAACGATGGTGGCGCAGGAGCGACGGCTCTACCCCGGCGACCATCCAAACCTCGCGGCGTCGCTCTCGAACCTCGGGCTGACGCTCAAGGAGCGAGGCCGCTACGCGGAGGGCCTGGCGCTGCAAGACTCGGCCGTGGCGATGATGGCGCGGGTCCACGGCGCGGACCACCCCAACACGCTCTACCGCCAGCGTATCCAGGTGCTCGCTCTCAACCAAGCCGCGCGGTGGGCCGACGGGGAGGCGGGGGCTCGCGAGCTCTTGGCTCGCCTCCAGGCCATGAACGCGATGCGCTCCAACACGGCACGGGTGTCGCTGCGGGCACTCGGGGCGGCGTTGCGCGGGCAGGGCCGCTACGATGAGGCGCTGGCCACCCACGAGCAGATGCTCGACGCCTACACCCAGCGTTACCCCGAAGGCCACCCCGCCTTCGCGCGGGCGCACGTCGAGTTCGGAGACACGCATGCGGCCACTGAGCGTTGGGCCGACGCCGAGCAGGCGTATCGCACGGCGGTCGAGATCTACCGGGCACGCTACGGCTCCAGCGGCTCGCCCGTTGCCAGCGGCCAGGTGGTGCTCGCAGCGGTGCTGCGCAAGCAAGACCGATTGGACGAGGCCGCCGCGCTTCTCGACAGCGCCGCGGTGGTCTACGCCGAGGCCTATGTCGAGGGCAACCTGTTCGAGGCCAACCGGCGCACCGAGGCCAGCCGCCTCGCGCTCGCTCGCGACGAGCCGGCCGAAGCTATAGCGCTGGCCGAGCAGGGGCTAGCCGCGCAGCAGGCCCTCCGCGAGGAGGCGCACCCGGCCGTCGTGGAAGCGCACGGCGCACTGGGCGAAGCCCTCGCCGCTGCCGGGCAAACCGCCCAAGCCCGCGATCACCTCGAACGCTTCGTACGTGGCCTCCGCAACCGCCAGGACCCCCGCGCTGCCGAGGCTGAGGCCACGCTCGCCGCGCTCTGA
- a CDS encoding zinc-binding dehydrogenase yields MPALRKLVAATLTPQFREAAVLVEEPLPEPGPGEVLIRNSVAGVNASDVNVAAGRYTPGAVPPVDLGFEAAGEVIAVGEGVEHLAVGDCAATSLLGGGFRTHQLAKAKLAIPVPAATPEVLSILVSGLTASIALETQGALKPGETVLVTAAAGGTGQYAVQLAKRAGCRVLGTCSTDAKVDLLRTLGCDRPINYKTENLKAVLKKEAPKGLDVVYESVGGRMFDTALRALAVHGRLISIGFIGEYVDGPERVTDVRVYHRLLAKSASVRGFFLPHFARHFRPHMERLVGLVQAGDLQVAIDPVRFDGLDAVPDAVEHLHSGQSQGKVVVWL; encoded by the coding sequence ATGCCCGCCCTCCGCAAGCTCGTCGCCGCCACGCTCACGCCGCAGTTCCGCGAGGCCGCCGTGCTCGTCGAGGAGCCGCTGCCGGAGCCTGGACCCGGCGAGGTACTGATCCGCAACAGCGTCGCGGGCGTCAACGCGAGCGACGTCAACGTGGCGGCGGGCCGCTACACGCCCGGCGCGGTGCCGCCCGTCGATCTCGGCTTCGAGGCGGCGGGCGAAGTGATCGCGGTGGGCGAAGGCGTCGAGCACTTGGCCGTCGGTGACTGCGCCGCAACCTCGCTGCTGGGCGGCGGCTTTCGCACGCATCAACTCGCCAAGGCGAAGCTAGCAATCCCGGTGCCTGCGGCGACGCCCGAAGTGCTCTCGATCCTGGTGAGCGGCCTCACAGCGAGCATCGCACTGGAGACGCAGGGCGCCCTGAAACCGGGGGAGACGGTCCTCGTCACCGCCGCGGCGGGCGGCACGGGGCAGTACGCCGTCCAACTCGCCAAGCGTGCCGGCTGCCGCGTCCTCGGCACGTGCAGCACCGACGCCAAAGTTGACCTGCTGCGCACGCTTGGCTGTGACCGGCCGATCAACTACAAAACCGAGAATCTGAAGGCCGTCCTGAAGAAGGAAGCCCCAAAGGGCCTCGATGTTGTTTACGAGAGCGTCGGCGGACGCATGTTCGACACGGCGCTGCGGGCGCTCGCGGTGCACGGGCGGCTGATATCGATTGGCTTCATCGGGGAGTACGTGGACGGCCCCGAGCGCGTGACCGACGTGCGCGTCTATCACCGTCTGCTCGCGAAGTCGGCGTCGGTGCGGGGCTTCTTCCTCCCGCACTTCGCGCGCCACTTCCGGCCGCACATGGAGCGGCTGGTCGGGCTCGTACAGGCAGGCGACCTCCAGGTCGCCATCGACCCCGTGCGCTTCGATGGGCTCGACGCAGTACCAGATGCCGTGGAGCACCTGCACAGCGGCCAGAGCCAGGGGAAGGTGGTCGTGTGGCTGTGA
- a CDS encoding family 43 glycosylhydrolase, producing MNPLASFLLLLTLGLSLGCDQATEPPEAPAPGSAQAIPLVDASAHDPSSLREIAPGVYSLFASSNPDFGGRLRQFVLDTNEQEPAWALVEHWPTLTPRADMAWHVAWMEAYGYDAATQIEHTELAAVAPTLYDASTVYFHLYNPPGRAWAATQGEEPAMFAALYRATATGTYPTQTWAMDPVPVYYSDDTTWARGGPRAVDAQVWDGTEGQRYLTFGSWDPAQQHVIAIADLDAATGRIVGFDADTPGYYPEGGHPSIHPIATFGEGAYSFHRDGFYYLFLNLGGCCSGLDSTYEIVVGRSRSLYGPYLDDRGRSFTDRYENRDGPNTEIFPGKSVLAGLRGQTRFIGPGHTGLFQPDDDTLCLSFHFYDGEDDGRPKAATRPLAFDAENWPYVVADAPCTLGR from the coding sequence ATGAACCCGCTCGCTTCGTTTCTGCTGCTTCTGACTCTAGGCCTGTCGCTCGGTTGCGACCAGGCTACCGAGCCGCCTGAGGCACCGGCACCCGGCTCGGCGCAGGCGATCCCGCTCGTGGACGCCTCCGCGCACGATCCGTCGAGCCTCCGAGAGATCGCGCCGGGCGTCTACAGCCTGTTCGCATCCTCAAACCCCGACTTCGGTGGGCGGCTCCGCCAGTTCGTCCTCGACACGAACGAGCAGGAGCCAGCGTGGGCGCTCGTGGAGCACTGGCCGACGCTTACACCGCGCGCCGACATGGCGTGGCACGTCGCCTGGATGGAGGCGTACGGCTACGACGCCGCCACGCAGATCGAGCACACCGAGTTGGCTGCCGTCGCACCGACACTCTACGACGCGAGCACGGTCTACTTCCACCTCTACAACCCGCCTGGTCGAGCGTGGGCCGCTACTCAGGGCGAGGAGCCCGCGATGTTCGCCGCGCTCTACCGTGCCACGGCGACAGGCACCTACCCTACCCAGACCTGGGCGATGGACCCCGTGCCCGTCTACTACTCGGATGACACCACGTGGGCACGAGGCGGTCCGCGCGCCGTCGATGCGCAGGTCTGGGACGGCACTGAAGGCCAGCGCTACCTCACCTTCGGCTCGTGGGACCCCGCGCAGCAGCACGTCATTGCCATAGCCGACTTAGACGCAGCGACGGGCCGCATCGTGGGCTTCGATGCAGACACGCCTGGCTACTACCCCGAAGGCGGGCACCCGTCCATCCACCCCATCGCCACGTTCGGCGAGGGCGCGTACAGCTTCCACCGCGACGGCTTCTACTACCTCTTCCTCAACCTCGGCGGGTGTTGCAGCGGCCTCGACAGCACCTACGAGATTGTTGTCGGTCGCTCTCGTTCGTTGTACGGCCCCTACCTGGACGACCGAGGCCGCAGCTTTACGGACCGCTACGAGAACCGCGACGGCCCCAATACTGAGATTTTCCCGGGCAAATCTGTACTTGCCGGGCTACGCGGACAGACGCGCTTCATCGGGCCTGGCCACACGGGGCTGTTCCAGCCGGACGACGACACGCTGTGCCTCTCGTTCCACTTCTATGATGGCGAGGACGACGGACGACCGAAGGCCGCCACTCGCCCACTCGCATTCGACGCCGAGAACTGGCCCTACGTTGTCGCCGACGCGCCCTGCACGCTTGGCCGGTAG
- a CDS encoding outer membrane lipoprotein-sorting protein: MRLLLPLLVALLLLSFAAPMVAQPTDDADAIFEEVDRRQRPLDSESSTVRMEIVDPRGRTRTRTMQLRTKVGSDDLTKSIVVFTEPADIRGLGLLTVETDGGDDQRLYLPALGRVQRVAGGERGERFAGSDFTYEDLGTRDPDDWTATLAETTDAAFVLEALAKDPSSTTHPKLRLTIDRARYVILRAEYFTEDDTLAKVLVAEDFEEVGPDTFRAGTLTMEDVQDDRRTVLTYVEREAGASIPDRVFSERTLQRGLR; the protein is encoded by the coding sequence ATGCGCCTGCTTCTACCGCTGCTCGTTGCCCTTCTTCTGCTCTCATTCGCCGCCCCGATGGTCGCCCAGCCCACGGACGACGCCGACGCCATCTTTGAGGAGGTCGACCGCCGCCAGCGGCCGCTCGATTCGGAATCCTCGACGGTTCGCATGGAGATCGTTGACCCGCGCGGGCGGACGCGGACGCGGACGATGCAACTGCGCACCAAGGTCGGCAGCGACGACCTGACGAAGTCGATCGTGGTCTTCACCGAGCCTGCCGACATCCGCGGCCTCGGGCTGCTCACCGTCGAGACGGACGGCGGGGACGACCAGCGGCTCTACCTCCCGGCGCTCGGTCGCGTGCAGCGCGTCGCCGGTGGTGAGCGCGGCGAGCGCTTCGCGGGCTCGGACTTCACCTACGAGGACCTCGGCACCCGCGACCCCGACGACTGGACCGCCACGCTTGCCGAAACCACCGACGCCGCCTTCGTGCTCGAAGCCCTCGCCAAGGACCCGTCGTCCACGACGCACCCGAAGCTGCGCCTGACCATCGACCGCGCGCGCTACGTGATCCTGCGCGCGGAGTACTTCACCGAGGATGACACGCTCGCCAAGGTGCTCGTCGCGGAGGACTTCGAGGAGGTCGGCCCCGACACGTTCCGCGCGGGTACGCTCACGATGGAGGACGTACAGGACGACCGCCGCACGGTGCTCACCTATGTCGAGCGCGAGGCGGGCGCGTCGATCCCGGACCGCGTGTTCTCCGAGCGGACGCTCCAGCGCGGGCTGCGGTAG